The following are encoded together in the Lathyrus oleraceus cultivar Zhongwan6 chromosome 3, CAAS_Psat_ZW6_1.0, whole genome shotgun sequence genome:
- the LOC127128164 gene encoding uncharacterized protein LOC127128164 isoform X2, translating to MENDVSSPTPATKQSCVLCRSKVTLSNNFLLGSNILSLIRDRSSLAFGLVGWLLGSVLAGCSVCCPECLMFACLLAGFGVAALFAVICSWLVRLVHSCYVKAVFSSITIKMFPIH from the exons AT GGAAAATGATGTATCATCTCCGACACCAGCAACAAAACAAAGTTGTGTTCTCTGTCGTTCAAAAGTAACTTTGAG CAATAACTTTCTTCTTGGCAGCAATATTCTTAGTCTTATCCGTGACAG GTCTAGCTTAGCATTCGGTCTGGTTGGTTGGCTACTAGGCAGCGTTTTGGCTGGTTGTTCTGTTTGTTGCCCTGAATGCTTGATGTTTGCTTGTCTTCTTGCAG GTTTTGGCGTTGCCGCTTTGTTTGCCGTCATTTGCAGTTGGCTTGTGCGGCTTGTTCACTCTTGTTACGTTAAAGCGGTTTTCTCTTCGATTACAATCAAAATGTTTCCGATACACTGA
- the LOC127128164 gene encoding uncharacterized protein LOC127128164 isoform X1 — protein MENDVSSPTPATKQSCVLCRSKVTLSNNFLLGSNILSLIRDRSSLAFGLVGWLLGSVLAGCSVCCPECLMFACLLAVNAGFGVAALFAVICSWLVRLVHSCYVKAVFSSITIKMFPIH, from the exons AT GGAAAATGATGTATCATCTCCGACACCAGCAACAAAACAAAGTTGTGTTCTCTGTCGTTCAAAAGTAACTTTGAG CAATAACTTTCTTCTTGGCAGCAATATTCTTAGTCTTATCCGTGACAG GTCTAGCTTAGCATTCGGTCTGGTTGGTTGGCTACTAGGCAGCGTTTTGGCTGGTTGTTCTGTTTGTTGCCCTGAATGCTTGATGTTTGCTTGTCTTCTTGCAG TTAATGCAGGTTTTGGCGTTGCCGCTTTGTTTGCCGTCATTTGCAGTTGGCTTGTGCGGCTTGTTCACTCTTGTTACGTTAAAGCGGTTTTCTCTTCGATTACAATCAAAATGTTTCCGATACACTGA